From a single Pseudobutyrivibrio xylanivorans genomic region:
- a CDS encoding glycosyl hydrolase family 18 protein, giving the protein MGYRRRKKRHYIPRGYIYIAVGMLAVMLLIGGAYYIKKYAPTKEHMELSDYFTNSHDNEAVVILNGEYKTVSEEESAGYAIVKNDNVYLEIGFVKEYLDDGYVYDPTEITLRYATDSEIYTATVGSSDYTIDKSNNSLGHEVMLAQDGTVYIATDYMKLLTDFDCMYYSSPDRVFVNTVGYECSLGQIKHKSQIRKLNGPKSPVLEDTTKGEVLYVLRDTGKWSFVISEKGVMGYIKNSAFSLNDDENYVVAASLPERNYKHISAGKDIALLWHQVTSQAANGDIANILSNCGKVTVMSPTWFYLNDNKGGIASIASSSYVSVCHANNVQVWGLISNLEDDSVDTTTVLNTTSARDTLVNNLIAQAITYGLDGINIDIEQLSGAAADGYIQFIKELSIKCEKNDIVLSVDNYVPTASSAIYSRAEQAKYADYVVIMGYDEHYGGSEEAGSVASLDWVKQGVEDTVSEVPAEQVILGMPFYCRVWEVASDGSVSSTAYGMNAIQSYLKTNGVTTNWDETEGQYYGEYTKGDTTYKIWVEDETSIEEKLKVMKEAGLAGGAFWKKGFDSTGVWNIIAKYF; this is encoded by the coding sequence ATGGGCTACCGAAGGAGAAAAAAAAGACACTATATCCCTAGAGGATACATATATATCGCAGTAGGAATGTTGGCAGTGATGCTACTGATTGGAGGAGCATATTACATCAAAAAGTATGCACCCACAAAGGAGCACATGGAGCTTAGCGATTATTTCACAAATTCGCATGATAACGAAGCGGTTGTGATTTTAAATGGTGAATACAAGACTGTTTCAGAAGAGGAGTCTGCAGGATATGCGATAGTAAAGAATGATAATGTATATCTGGAAATTGGCTTCGTGAAGGAATACCTTGACGATGGTTATGTTTATGATCCGACAGAAATTACATTAAGATATGCAACTGATTCAGAGATTTACACAGCTACAGTTGGAAGCAGCGATTATACAATCGATAAGAGCAATAATAGTCTTGGACATGAGGTTATGCTGGCACAGGACGGAACTGTTTATATTGCCACAGACTATATGAAGCTTCTGACAGATTTTGACTGTATGTATTACTCTTCACCAGACAGAGTATTTGTAAATACAGTCGGTTATGAATGCAGTTTGGGGCAGATAAAGCATAAGTCTCAAATTAGAAAACTAAACGGTCCAAAGAGTCCTGTTCTTGAAGATACGACAAAAGGAGAAGTCCTTTATGTGCTTAGAGACACTGGAAAGTGGAGCTTTGTAATATCTGAAAAAGGTGTAATGGGTTACATCAAGAATAGTGCTTTTTCATTAAATGATGATGAAAATTATGTGGTAGCTGCCTCGTTACCAGAGCGCAATTACAAGCATATTTCTGCTGGGAAAGATATAGCTCTTTTGTGGCATCAGGTTACATCTCAGGCAGCTAATGGTGATATCGCAAATATCCTGTCAAATTGTGGAAAGGTGACAGTAATGTCACCAACATGGTTTTACCTTAATGATAATAAGGGCGGAATAGCATCAATTGCCAGCAGTAGTTATGTGAGCGTTTGTCATGCAAATAATGTTCAGGTTTGGGGCCTTATTAGTAATCTTGAAGACGATAGTGTTGATACAACTACTGTGCTTAATACAACATCCGCAAGAGATACGCTAGTAAACAATTTGATTGCACAGGCAATTACCTATGGTTTGGATGGAATTAATATTGACATAGAGCAGCTCTCAGGTGCAGCAGCGGACGGATATATCCAGTTTATTAAGGAACTTTCGATTAAGTGTGAAAAGAATGATATCGTTCTTTCTGTCGACAATTATGTTCCTACTGCATCTTCAGCAATCTATAGTAGAGCAGAGCAGGCTAAGTATGCGGATTATGTGGTAATAATGGGTTACGACGAGCACTACGGTGGTAGTGAGGAAGCTGGCTCAGTGGCATCTCTGGACTGGGTTAAGCAGGGTGTTGAGGATACAGTGAGTGAAGTTCCAGCAGAGCAGGTAATTCTTGGAATGCCATTTTACTGTAGAGTTTGGGAAGTAGCATCTGATGGCAGCGTAAGCAGTACAGCGTATGGTATGAATGCAATCCAAAGCTATTTAAAGACTAATGGTGTAACTACAAATTGGGATGAGACAGAGGGGCAGTATT
- a CDS encoding serine/threonine protein kinase, with translation MIPKGIDDRYEVIRVLRESAATAVILVNYKKIGALRILKAIHRAHPDANSILSEAHLLQGIKSSQIPTIYEVEDTEEMIYLVEEYVEGISLREYLLKTKITKEKLIAIAIEICKVVETLHTAGSEPVLYRDMKPEHCIMQRNTIKLIDFGISIAKSEADRAKPVGTKDWAAPEQQSGRCLDERCDVYGVGKVIGFMQINSYAKDDFRIKRIVECATEVDVERRIQSITELRRLLENLQGDRVYDGIGKTHLDRKIAVIGGTHAVGTTRIAISMCRFFNKRKIDCYYKDIERNTVLNLWRNLKNTKLDRGVLYHEGFRGIPEYGENVEHFRPPDGLYIYDCGTNINVPVDTDLIIYVMGGAPWQMAEDYPEWIKNENVYVVTNFSDRLTSVLLAKDIGKKVYKYPTVKGNGLSKDEEKCFSAIFKNNKDFIIT, from the coding sequence TTGATACCAAAAGGTATTGATGACAGGTACGAAGTAATTCGGGTACTGCGCGAGTCAGCAGCTACGGCAGTCATACTTGTCAATTACAAAAAGATAGGAGCATTAAGGATTCTTAAGGCTATTCACAGAGCCCATCCTGATGCGAACAGCATCCTATCCGAAGCACATCTTTTACAAGGGATTAAATCATCCCAAATACCCACCATTTACGAAGTAGAAGATACAGAAGAAATGATTTATTTGGTTGAGGAATATGTAGAGGGAATTTCTCTACGGGAGTATTTGCTGAAAACCAAAATAACAAAAGAAAAGCTAATAGCGATTGCTATTGAGATATGTAAGGTTGTTGAAACGCTGCATACAGCAGGAAGTGAGCCTGTGCTTTACAGGGATATGAAGCCTGAACATTGTATTATGCAGCGGAACACAATAAAACTTATCGATTTTGGCATTTCCATAGCAAAGTCTGAGGCTGATAGGGCAAAGCCCGTTGGAACGAAAGACTGGGCAGCACCGGAGCAACAATCGGGACGTTGTTTGGATGAACGTTGTGATGTGTACGGCGTTGGAAAAGTTATTGGTTTTATGCAAATTAATAGTTATGCAAAAGATGATTTCAGGATTAAACGAATTGTAGAATGCGCAACTGAAGTTGATGTAGAAAGACGAATTCAGTCTATTACAGAACTGAGGCGGCTGCTTGAAAATCTACAGGGAGACAGAGTTTATGACGGAATCGGAAAAACGCATCTCGATAGAAAAATCGCGGTGATTGGCGGAACCCATGCAGTGGGTACAACCCGCATTGCCATATCCATGTGTAGATTTTTTAATAAGAGAAAAATCGACTGTTATTATAAGGATATAGAGAGAAACACAGTACTAAATCTATGGAGAAATCTTAAAAATACCAAATTGGATAGAGGTGTTTTATACCACGAAGGCTTTAGGGGAATTCCTGAATATGGAGAGAACGTAGAGCATTTTAGACCTCCTGATGGTTTGTATATTTATGACTGTGGAACGAATATAAATGTGCCAGTTGACACAGATTTGATTATATATGTGATGGGCGGAGCACCCTGGCAGATGGCTGAAGATTATCCAGAATGGATAAAAAATGAAAACGTGTATGTCGTAACGAATTTTTCTGACAGGTTAACAAGTGTACTGCTTGCAAAGGATATAGGGAAAAAAGTATATAAGTACCCAACAGTTAAAGGAAATGGTTTATCTAAGGATGAGGAGAAGTGTTTTTCGGCGATTTTTAAAAACAATAAAGATTTTATTATCACGTAA
- a CDS encoding adaptor protein MecA, producing MKIEKINENQIRCTLSREDLISRHIKLSELAYGSAKARELFRELMEQASYQYGFEAEDIPLMIEAIPLSSESIVLLVTKVDSPDELDTRFSRFSEDDDDYDDDDMNVTDAPSKPFNEAAADDILNIFNSLLQKAEEAIKASPEKAAAKGLPVDITKMFVFDNLEDVIKLSGILAPFYTGKNSLYKSPFDDRYYLVVSKSKDSVETYNKVCNILSEYSDQQNYVVGTDAYMSEHYETMVQNNAIQELALI from the coding sequence ATGAAAATTGAAAAAATCAACGAGAACCAGATCAGATGCACTCTTTCAAGAGAAGATTTAATTAGCCGTCACATCAAACTTTCAGAGCTAGCCTATGGCTCAGCAAAGGCCAGAGAGCTTTTTAGAGAGCTTATGGAGCAAGCTTCGTACCAATATGGTTTTGAAGCGGAAGATATTCCACTTATGATAGAGGCTATACCGCTTTCATCAGAATCCATCGTACTTTTAGTTACAAAAGTCGACAGTCCAGACGAGCTAGACACTCGTTTTTCTCGATTCTCTGAGGACGATGACGATTATGATGATGACGATATGAATGTGACTGATGCTCCATCAAAGCCATTTAACGAGGCAGCAGCAGATGACATTCTAAACATATTCAACAGTTTACTTCAAAAAGCAGAGGAAGCCATCAAGGCATCTCCTGAAAAGGCAGCTGCAAAAGGCTTGCCAGTTGATATCACTAAGATGTTCGTTTTCGACAATCTCGAGGATGTCATAAAGCTTTCAGGAATCCTGGCTCCATTCTATACAGGAAAGAATTCTCTTTATAAGAGTCCATTTGATGATAGATATTACTTAGTAGTGAGCAAATCCAAGGACAGTGTGGAAACCTACAATAAGGTCTGCAACATCCTCTCAGAGTACAGTGATCAACAGAATTATGTAGTTGGTACTGATGCGTATATGTCTGAGCACTACGAGACAATGGTTCAAAATAACGCAATTCAAGAGCTTGCTCTTATATAA
- a CDS encoding DUF362 domain-containing protein, whose amino-acid sequence MAYVISDSCVSCGTCEPECPVGAISQGDSQFQIDETACVECGTCAGVCPTGAISQG is encoded by the coding sequence ATGGCATATGTAATTTCTGATTCATGCGTATCTTGTGGAACATGCGAGCCAGAGTGTCCAGTAGGAGCAATCTCACAGGGCGATTCACAGTTCCAGATCGATGAGACAGCTTGTGTTGAGTGTGGTACATGCGCTGGCGTTTGCCCAACAGGTGCTATTTCACAGGGCTAA
- a CDS encoding DUF1858 domain-containing protein, whose translation MARVSKSTMIGELLQIDADVAPILLNIGMHCLGCPSSQMETIEEAAMVHGIDADDLVEEINTFLDSKA comes from the coding sequence ATGGCAAGAGTTTCAAAGTCAACAATGATTGGCGAGCTCCTTCAGATTGATGCTGATGTAGCTCCTATTTTACTTAATATCGGTATGCACTGCCTTGGATGCCCATCATCACAGATGGAGACAATCGAGGAGGCAGCTATGGTACACGGTATTGATGCTGATGACCTCGTTGAAGAGATTAACACATTCTTAGATTCAAAAGCATAA